A genomic window from Salvia splendens isolate huo1 chromosome 11, SspV2, whole genome shotgun sequence includes:
- the LOC121755273 gene encoding protein ESSENTIAL FOR POTEXVIRUS ACCUMULATION 1-like isoform X2 encodes MPDLSYTSPAFVYSVQQSIIRVFRHLSLPPRSSMADKTQFDSRPNLITKDIHGADNSIPLSPQWLLPKPGENKAGVVAGENHLSPLQGQGSSLDSTKLPGTVDGLSDNQNKKDVFRPSIRDMESGRQDRWRDEERDTNSSVRKDRWREGERELPGNRRVDRWADSFGKQYGEVRRTPVERWADPANKEGHDQRRENKWNTRWGPDDKEVEMVHEKWGDSSKENDLILDKGSSQPPAHAKEERDGEHFRPWRPNLSHSRGRAEPHHQASPPNKQVPVFSHGRGRGENHAPTFSLGRGKINSMGSSVSHLAGTHGPVLEKDDSVNGESHALKYSRAKLTDIYRSVDMRSCTKFLEGFIHVPSLTQEEYVEPIAFCAPTPEELVILKGIEKEEIVSSGAPQTSKDGSAGRATTDFMHSRRNRLGSRDDLAVSHDDSEGLSDERPIYSRSNAKVDSMQDYQSFGRKLNAEALKENRSILGSRESSAPGHDGSWRSSSFNNALENSSMDTHYTRKGPQFQTGDHPMAKRQTSSVLDREIEARKLSQIPPEDLVLVYKDPQGEIQGPFSGSDIITWFEAGYFGIELLVRLASAPADSPFASLGDVMPHLRAKARPPPGFNSPKPNEIQDTSGRLNYGNMGNLHPILNEAEASKADSRYKPGSASETENRFLESLMGGSMNPAALKNFALSKAMQGYTGNNSNKFTSVGSNSGDDPYILAKNMMLERQRSLSSPYQFWPGRDAAAIAANTDLVGDASLARQNLLSSIADNALAHSQNVDLMSSHQGIAERPSSNVNNGMGGWLNFPVQGGLDPLQNKLDIHQSQNFPPQSTISEQQRLQMQNPSMTNLLPKSMDNPSNLLTPDNLLAAGLSQDPQLLSLLQQQYMLQLQSQVPVPPQQSILDKLLLFKQQQKQEEQQQLLHQQQLISQLLSEQNSNQRLGDPSFQHLQAEALAAGITNVDHNPFRQPHELFKMGLQHQSPNPQHENVVLPVAPPSISQDFSPNVASETSMHAPHPPSANNVEQRNWNATLPHQIIEKQQEISSMPTDGMEEIGMSEVTNNKPSERTSYDDETVISLTCDVALSPTPVLCSAESLKQELPAANIHVELNESNESSSRTLAYAPDLGEKLTSESLPVKEMKIPEAEEAKKPVEKKSRKQKALKVSTELVKGASKPQQPNSESERANMPQEKPETMSVRIDALEEPVNIKESKTADDVELLGKQSLSSWNSAGDGVAVESKGQTEQRAWKPAPGFKPKSLLEIQQEEQRRRAQEEVAVSDISTSLTSVAISPPWAGVVLSSDNKAPNITHQDTSAEFKSENSSIQKNKKSQAEDLFWDVAAKSVEREMEVSESAAWGVSSKTASSQNKAVDDDDFIEAKDTKKSRKKASKAKNAAAKVAPATSVDVAVGSSSNEKGKINRQMQQEKEAFTAVPSGPSFGDFVMWKEESASPSPGPAWSTDSGKSHKPTSLRDILKEQQRSMPSVPAIPVPIPQKSATNQTARGSVSSWSVPGSSPSKAPSPRQVSSQTKNKVEDDLFWGPLDQVKPEAKQSGYPQLGTQGSWGSKTPPVKGNAGGPLNREKSIGARPAEYSFSSAASSTRSSMKGKKNASNKNSEAMDFKEWCESECARLVGSKDTSFLEFCFKQSRGEAKTLLIENLGSFDPDHEFIDKFLNYKDFLPADVLEVAFKSQNNDKAYSSTMRDVNTNFVDGLGSAKGGVAASDGDVKGGGKKKGKKGKKVSPSVLGFNVVSNRIMMGEIQSIED; translated from the exons ATGCCTGATTTATCTTACACTTCACCCGCCTTCGTCTATTCTGTGCAGCAGTCAATCATAAGGGTTTTTCGGCATCTCTCTCTCCCACCTCGATCATCAATGGCTGACAAGACTCAGTTTGATTCTCGTCCTAATCTGATCACCAAAG ATATTCATGGAGCTGACAATTCAATTCCACTATCGCCACAGTGGCTTTTGCCAAAACCAGGGGAGAACAAAGCTGGAGTGGTTGCTGGG GAAAACCATCTTAGTCCACTTCAAGGACAGGGCAGTTCTCTAGATAGTACAAAACTACCTGGAACAGTTGATGGCTTGAGTGATAACCAGAACAAGAAAGATGTTTTCCGTCCATCCATAAGAGATATGGAATCTGGTAGGCAGGATCGTTGGCGTGATGAAGAAAGGGATACCAATTCCTCTGTCCGCAAAGATCGATGGAGAGAAGGGGAAAGAGAGCTTCCTGGTAACCGACGAGTGGATCGGTGGGCTGATTCTTTTGGGAAACAATATGGTGAAGTGCGCCGTACCCCAGTAGAGCGATGGGCTGATCCAGCAAATAAGGAAGGTCACGATCAACGCCGAGAGAACAAATGGAATACTCGTTGGGGGCCTGATGACAAAGAGGTTGAAATGGTGCATGAAAAGTGGGGGGATTCTAGTAAAGAAAATGATCTAATTCTTGACAAAGGGTCTTCTCAACCTCCTGCTCATGCAAAGGAAGAGAGGGATGGGGAGCATTTTCGACCATGGCGACCAAACTTATCCCACAGCCGAGGAAGAGCAGAACCTCACCACCAAGCTTCACCCCCAAACAAACAAGTTCCTGTCTTTTCACATGGAAGGGGACGTGGAGAAAATCATGCACCAACCTTTTCTCTTGGTAGAGGAAAGATTAACTCTATGGGGAGCTCCGTCTCCCACTTAGCCGGTACTCATGGACCTGTCTTAGAAAAAGATGATAGTGTTAATGGTGAGTCCCATGCTCTAAAATATAGCAGGGCGAAGTTGACTGATATCTACAGGTCAGTTGATATGAGATCCTGCACAAAGTTTTTGGAGGGGTTTATTCATGTACCTTCTCTTACACAAGAAGAATATGTGGAGCCCATAGCCTTTTGTGCCCCAACACCTGAAGAATTG GTTATCCTCAAGGGAATTGAGAAAGAAGAAATTGTCAGCAGTGGTGCACCTCAAACCAGTAAAGATGGATCTGCTGGCCGAGCAACTACTGACTTTATGCATTCTAGAAGAAACAGGcttg GTAGTAGAGATGATTTAGCAGTTTCTCATGATGATTCCGAAGGTTTGTCTGATGAAAGGCCGATATATTCCCGGTCTAATGCAAAAGTGGACTCCATGCAGGACTATCAGAGTTTTGGTCGCAAACTGAATGCTGAAG CTTTGAAAGAAAATAGGAGCATTCTTGGCTCCAGAGAGTCTAGTGCCCCGGGACATGATGGTTCATGGAGATCTTCATCTTTTAATAATGCTTTGGAGAACAGTTCAATGGATACACATTACACGAGAAAGGGACCTCAGTTCCAGACGGGTGATCATCCTATGGCGAAAAGACAAACATCATCAGTGTTGGACAGGGAGATTGAGGCACGCAAACTTTCCCAGATTCCACCTGAAGACTTAGTTCTCGTCTATAAAGATCCGCAGGGTGAGATTCAAGGTCCATTTTCTGGAAGTGATATCATTACATGGTTTGAGGCTGGGTATTTTGGCATAGAATTGCTAGTTCGCTTAGCCAGTGCGCCGGCTGATAGTCCATTCGCTTCACTTGGAGATGTAATGCCACACTTGCGTGCTAAAGCACGTCCACCTCCTGGATTCAATTCTCCTAAGCCCAATGAAATACAAGATACATCTGGTAGGTTGAACTATGGAAACATGGGGAATCTTCACCCTATTTTGAACGAGGCTGAAGCGTCGAAAGCTGATTCAAGATACAAACCTGGTTCGGCGAGTGAGACTGAAAACAGGTTCCTGGAGTCACTTATGGGGGGCAGCATGAATCCTGCAGCACTTAAAAATTTTGCTCTCTCAAAAG CTATGCAGGGATACACTGGAAATAATTCTAACAAATTTACTTCCGTGGGAAGTAATAGTGGGGATGATCCTTATATATTGGCCAAAAATATGATGCTAGAGAGGCAGAGATCTCTTTCAAGTCCTTATCAATTTTGGCCAGGGAGAGATGCAGCTGCTATTGCTGCAAACACAGATTTAGTGGGTGATGCATCACTGGCTCGCCAGAACCTTTTGTCTTCTATTGCAGACAATGCTCTTGCACATTCACAGAATGTGGACTTAATGTCATCCCATCAGGGGATAGCTGAAAGACCTAGCTCCAATGTCAACAATGGAATGGGTGGTTGGTTGAATTTCCCTGTCCAAGGGGGATTGGACCCACTTCAGAATAAGTTGGACATTCATCAATCTCAGAATTTTCCTCCACAATCTACAATTAGCGAGCAGCAAAGGCTGCAGATGCAGAATCCATCTATGACTAATTTATTGCCCAAATCCATGGACAATCCATCCAACCTATTAACACCGGATAACCTACTCGCGGCTGGTCTGTCCCAAGACCCACAACTGCTAAGTTTGTTGCAACAGCAGTATATGCTGCAGCTGCAATCTCAGGTGCCAGTTCCACCACAACAATCCATTTTGGATAAGCTACTGCTTTTTAAGCAGCAACAGAAGCAGGAAGAGCAGCAACAATTATTGCATCAGCAACAATTGATTTCTCAGTTGCTCTCTGAGCAGAATTCTAATCAGCGATTGGGTGATCCATCATTCCAGCATTTGCAGGCTGAAGCTTTGGCTGCAGGGATTACTAATGTTGATCATAACCCATTTCGACAGCCACACGAGTTATTTAAAATGGGTCTTCAGCATCAATCCCCGAACCCACAGCATGAAAATGTCGTCTTACCTGTTGCGCCTCCCAGTATATCACAAGATTTTAGCCCAAATGTTGCTTCAGAAACATCTATGCATGCCCCACATCCACCTTCTGCTAATAACGTGGAGCAAAGGAATTGGAATGCCACCCTGCCTCATCAAATTATAGAAAAGCAGCAAGAGATCTCTTCTATGCCTACTGATGGAATGGAAGAAATAGGAATGTCAGAAGTGACCAACAACAAGCCATCGGAACGCACTTCGTATGATGATGAGACTGTCATATCTTTAACCTGTGATGTTGCTTTGAGTCCTACACCTGTATTATGTTCAGCGGAATCACTTAAACAGGAATTACCTGCTGCTAATATTCATGTAGAGTTAAATGAATCGAATGAGAGTTCATCTAGAACTCTTGCATATGCACCAGATTTAGGTGAAAAACTCACTAGTGAGTCCTTGCCTGTTAAGGAAATGAAAATTCCTGAGGCTGAGGAAGCAAAGAAGCCAGTAGAGAAGAAATCCAGAAAGCAAAAGGCTTTGAAGGTTTCTACTGAGTTGGTAAAGGGTGCGTCTAAGCCACAACAGCCTAATTCAGAAAGTGAAAGAGCAAACATGCCTCAGGAAAAACCTGAGACAATGTCTGTCCGTATAGATGCACTCGAGGAACCTGTTAACATAAAGGAGAGTAAGACTGCTGATGATGTGGAATTGCTTGGCAAGCAATCACTGTCTTCCTGGAATTCTGCAGGTGATGGGGTCGCAGTTGAGAGCAAGGGTCAGACAGAACAACGTGCATGGAAACCTGCTCCTGGTTTCAAGCCAAAATCATTGCTTGAAATACAACAGGAAGAGCAGAGGAGGAGAGCACAAGAAGAAGTGGCTGTTTCGGATATCTCAACATCTCTAACCTCTGTCGCCATTTCTCCACCTTGGGCTGGGGTAGTTTTGAGTTCTGATAATAAGGCACCTAACATAACTCACCAGGATACCAGTGCCGAGTTCAAATCCGAGAATTCCTCAATccagaagaacaagaagagccAGGCTGAAGATCTATTTTGGGATGTTGCTGCCAAGTCCGTCGAGAGAGAAATGGAAGTTTCTGAAAGTGCTGCCTGGGGAGTGTCTTCGAAAACAGCGAGTTCACAAAATAAGgctgttgatgatgatgacttTATCGAGGCTAAAGATACTAAAAAGAGTCGTAAAAAGGCTTCTAAAGCTAAGAACGCTGCAGCTAAGGTTGCTCCTGCAACTTCGGTTGACGTGGCTGTTGGATCAAGTTCAAATGAAAAGGGAAAAATTAATCGGCAGATGCAGCAAGAGAAGGAAGCTTTTACAGCAGTGCCATCAGGCCCCTCCTTTGGTGATTTTGTTATGTGGAAGGAGGAGTCTGCGAGCCCATCTCCTGGCCCTGCTTGGTCCACTGATTCCGGCAAGTCTCATAAGCCAACTTCACTCAGGGATATCCTAAAGGAACAACAAAGGTCCATGCCATCTGTACCTGCAATTCCGGTGCCAATTCCTCAGAAATCTGCAACTAACCAAACTGCCCGTGGAAGTGTGTCCTCATGGTCAGTCCCTGGATCATCACCTTCAAAGGCTCCATCCCCTAGACAAGTTTCTTcgcaaacaaaaaataaagtggAGGATGATCTCTTCTGGGGGCCATTGGATCAAGTGAAACCAGAGGCAAAGCA GTCAGGTTATCCTCAACTTGGAACACAGGGCAGTTGGGGAAGCAAAACCCCACCTGTGAAAGGAAATGCCGGTGGTCCATTGAACCGTGAGAAATCCATCGGTGCAAGGCCTGCTGAGTATTCATTTTCTTCAGCAGCTTCCTCCACTCGGTCCTCGAtgaaagggaagaagaatgccTCCAACAAAAATTCAG AGGCCATGGACTTCAAGGAATGGTGCGAGAGTGAGTGCGCCAGACTTGTAGGTTCCAAAG ATACCAGTTTCCTGGAGTTCTGTTTTAAGCAATCAAGAGGGGAAGCCAAAACGCTTCTGATAGAAAATCTTGGTTCATTTGATCCCGACCACGAGTTCATCGACAAATTTCTAAATTACAAAGACTTTTTGCCTGCGGATGTTCTTGAAGTTGCCTTCAAAAGCCAGAACAATGACAAGGCTTATAGCTCGACAATGAGAGATGTGAATACGAACTTTGTTGATGGATTGGGCTCAGCGAAAGGTGGCGTGGCAGCGAGTGATGGGGATGTGAAAGGAGGTggaaagaagaaggggaagaaagGGAAGAAAGTGAGTCCATCTGTTTTAGGATTTAATGTGGTTAGCAACAGGATCATGATGGGTGAGATTCAGTCAATTGAGGATTAA
- the LOC121755273 gene encoding protein ESSENTIAL FOR POTEXVIRUS ACCUMULATION 1-like isoform X1 → MPDLSYTSPAFVYSVQQSIIRVFRHLSLPPRSSMADKTQFDSRPNLITKDIHGADNSIPLSPQWLLPKPGENKAGVVAGENHLSPLQGQGSSLDSTKLPGTVDGLSDNQNKKDVFRPSIRDMESGRQDRWRDEERDTNSSVRKDRWREGERELPGNRRVDRWADSFGKQYGEVRRTPVERWADPANKEGHDQRRENKWNTRWGPDDKEVEMVHEKWGDSSKENDLILDKGSSQPPAHAKEERDGEHFRPWRPNLSHSRGRAEPHHQASPPNKQVPVFSHGRGRGENHAPTFSLGRGKINSMGSSVSHLAGTHGPVLEKDDSVNGESHALKYSRAKLTDIYRSVDMRSCTKFLEGFIHVPSLTQEEYVEPIAFCAPTPEELVILKGIEKEEIVSSGAPQTSKDGSAGRATTDFMHSRRNRLAGSRDDLAVSHDDSEGLSDERPIYSRSNAKVDSMQDYQSFGRKLNAEALKENRSILGSRESSAPGHDGSWRSSSFNNALENSSMDTHYTRKGPQFQTGDHPMAKRQTSSVLDREIEARKLSQIPPEDLVLVYKDPQGEIQGPFSGSDIITWFEAGYFGIELLVRLASAPADSPFASLGDVMPHLRAKARPPPGFNSPKPNEIQDTSGRLNYGNMGNLHPILNEAEASKADSRYKPGSASETENRFLESLMGGSMNPAALKNFALSKAMQGYTGNNSNKFTSVGSNSGDDPYILAKNMMLERQRSLSSPYQFWPGRDAAAIAANTDLVGDASLARQNLLSSIADNALAHSQNVDLMSSHQGIAERPSSNVNNGMGGWLNFPVQGGLDPLQNKLDIHQSQNFPPQSTISEQQRLQMQNPSMTNLLPKSMDNPSNLLTPDNLLAAGLSQDPQLLSLLQQQYMLQLQSQVPVPPQQSILDKLLLFKQQQKQEEQQQLLHQQQLISQLLSEQNSNQRLGDPSFQHLQAEALAAGITNVDHNPFRQPHELFKMGLQHQSPNPQHENVVLPVAPPSISQDFSPNVASETSMHAPHPPSANNVEQRNWNATLPHQIIEKQQEISSMPTDGMEEIGMSEVTNNKPSERTSYDDETVISLTCDVALSPTPVLCSAESLKQELPAANIHVELNESNESSSRTLAYAPDLGEKLTSESLPVKEMKIPEAEEAKKPVEKKSRKQKALKVSTELVKGASKPQQPNSESERANMPQEKPETMSVRIDALEEPVNIKESKTADDVELLGKQSLSSWNSAGDGVAVESKGQTEQRAWKPAPGFKPKSLLEIQQEEQRRRAQEEVAVSDISTSLTSVAISPPWAGVVLSSDNKAPNITHQDTSAEFKSENSSIQKNKKSQAEDLFWDVAAKSVEREMEVSESAAWGVSSKTASSQNKAVDDDDFIEAKDTKKSRKKASKAKNAAAKVAPATSVDVAVGSSSNEKGKINRQMQQEKEAFTAVPSGPSFGDFVMWKEESASPSPGPAWSTDSGKSHKPTSLRDILKEQQRSMPSVPAIPVPIPQKSATNQTARGSVSSWSVPGSSPSKAPSPRQVSSQTKNKVEDDLFWGPLDQVKPEAKQSGYPQLGTQGSWGSKTPPVKGNAGGPLNREKSIGARPAEYSFSSAASSTRSSMKGKKNASNKNSEAMDFKEWCESECARLVGSKDTSFLEFCFKQSRGEAKTLLIENLGSFDPDHEFIDKFLNYKDFLPADVLEVAFKSQNNDKAYSSTMRDVNTNFVDGLGSAKGGVAASDGDVKGGGKKKGKKGKKVSPSVLGFNVVSNRIMMGEIQSIED, encoded by the exons ATGCCTGATTTATCTTACACTTCACCCGCCTTCGTCTATTCTGTGCAGCAGTCAATCATAAGGGTTTTTCGGCATCTCTCTCTCCCACCTCGATCATCAATGGCTGACAAGACTCAGTTTGATTCTCGTCCTAATCTGATCACCAAAG ATATTCATGGAGCTGACAATTCAATTCCACTATCGCCACAGTGGCTTTTGCCAAAACCAGGGGAGAACAAAGCTGGAGTGGTTGCTGGG GAAAACCATCTTAGTCCACTTCAAGGACAGGGCAGTTCTCTAGATAGTACAAAACTACCTGGAACAGTTGATGGCTTGAGTGATAACCAGAACAAGAAAGATGTTTTCCGTCCATCCATAAGAGATATGGAATCTGGTAGGCAGGATCGTTGGCGTGATGAAGAAAGGGATACCAATTCCTCTGTCCGCAAAGATCGATGGAGAGAAGGGGAAAGAGAGCTTCCTGGTAACCGACGAGTGGATCGGTGGGCTGATTCTTTTGGGAAACAATATGGTGAAGTGCGCCGTACCCCAGTAGAGCGATGGGCTGATCCAGCAAATAAGGAAGGTCACGATCAACGCCGAGAGAACAAATGGAATACTCGTTGGGGGCCTGATGACAAAGAGGTTGAAATGGTGCATGAAAAGTGGGGGGATTCTAGTAAAGAAAATGATCTAATTCTTGACAAAGGGTCTTCTCAACCTCCTGCTCATGCAAAGGAAGAGAGGGATGGGGAGCATTTTCGACCATGGCGACCAAACTTATCCCACAGCCGAGGAAGAGCAGAACCTCACCACCAAGCTTCACCCCCAAACAAACAAGTTCCTGTCTTTTCACATGGAAGGGGACGTGGAGAAAATCATGCACCAACCTTTTCTCTTGGTAGAGGAAAGATTAACTCTATGGGGAGCTCCGTCTCCCACTTAGCCGGTACTCATGGACCTGTCTTAGAAAAAGATGATAGTGTTAATGGTGAGTCCCATGCTCTAAAATATAGCAGGGCGAAGTTGACTGATATCTACAGGTCAGTTGATATGAGATCCTGCACAAAGTTTTTGGAGGGGTTTATTCATGTACCTTCTCTTACACAAGAAGAATATGTGGAGCCCATAGCCTTTTGTGCCCCAACACCTGAAGAATTG GTTATCCTCAAGGGAATTGAGAAAGAAGAAATTGTCAGCAGTGGTGCACCTCAAACCAGTAAAGATGGATCTGCTGGCCGAGCAACTACTGACTTTATGCATTCTAGAAGAAACAGGcttg CAGGTAGTAGAGATGATTTAGCAGTTTCTCATGATGATTCCGAAGGTTTGTCTGATGAAAGGCCGATATATTCCCGGTCTAATGCAAAAGTGGACTCCATGCAGGACTATCAGAGTTTTGGTCGCAAACTGAATGCTGAAG CTTTGAAAGAAAATAGGAGCATTCTTGGCTCCAGAGAGTCTAGTGCCCCGGGACATGATGGTTCATGGAGATCTTCATCTTTTAATAATGCTTTGGAGAACAGTTCAATGGATACACATTACACGAGAAAGGGACCTCAGTTCCAGACGGGTGATCATCCTATGGCGAAAAGACAAACATCATCAGTGTTGGACAGGGAGATTGAGGCACGCAAACTTTCCCAGATTCCACCTGAAGACTTAGTTCTCGTCTATAAAGATCCGCAGGGTGAGATTCAAGGTCCATTTTCTGGAAGTGATATCATTACATGGTTTGAGGCTGGGTATTTTGGCATAGAATTGCTAGTTCGCTTAGCCAGTGCGCCGGCTGATAGTCCATTCGCTTCACTTGGAGATGTAATGCCACACTTGCGTGCTAAAGCACGTCCACCTCCTGGATTCAATTCTCCTAAGCCCAATGAAATACAAGATACATCTGGTAGGTTGAACTATGGAAACATGGGGAATCTTCACCCTATTTTGAACGAGGCTGAAGCGTCGAAAGCTGATTCAAGATACAAACCTGGTTCGGCGAGTGAGACTGAAAACAGGTTCCTGGAGTCACTTATGGGGGGCAGCATGAATCCTGCAGCACTTAAAAATTTTGCTCTCTCAAAAG CTATGCAGGGATACACTGGAAATAATTCTAACAAATTTACTTCCGTGGGAAGTAATAGTGGGGATGATCCTTATATATTGGCCAAAAATATGATGCTAGAGAGGCAGAGATCTCTTTCAAGTCCTTATCAATTTTGGCCAGGGAGAGATGCAGCTGCTATTGCTGCAAACACAGATTTAGTGGGTGATGCATCACTGGCTCGCCAGAACCTTTTGTCTTCTATTGCAGACAATGCTCTTGCACATTCACAGAATGTGGACTTAATGTCATCCCATCAGGGGATAGCTGAAAGACCTAGCTCCAATGTCAACAATGGAATGGGTGGTTGGTTGAATTTCCCTGTCCAAGGGGGATTGGACCCACTTCAGAATAAGTTGGACATTCATCAATCTCAGAATTTTCCTCCACAATCTACAATTAGCGAGCAGCAAAGGCTGCAGATGCAGAATCCATCTATGACTAATTTATTGCCCAAATCCATGGACAATCCATCCAACCTATTAACACCGGATAACCTACTCGCGGCTGGTCTGTCCCAAGACCCACAACTGCTAAGTTTGTTGCAACAGCAGTATATGCTGCAGCTGCAATCTCAGGTGCCAGTTCCACCACAACAATCCATTTTGGATAAGCTACTGCTTTTTAAGCAGCAACAGAAGCAGGAAGAGCAGCAACAATTATTGCATCAGCAACAATTGATTTCTCAGTTGCTCTCTGAGCAGAATTCTAATCAGCGATTGGGTGATCCATCATTCCAGCATTTGCAGGCTGAAGCTTTGGCTGCAGGGATTACTAATGTTGATCATAACCCATTTCGACAGCCACACGAGTTATTTAAAATGGGTCTTCAGCATCAATCCCCGAACCCACAGCATGAAAATGTCGTCTTACCTGTTGCGCCTCCCAGTATATCACAAGATTTTAGCCCAAATGTTGCTTCAGAAACATCTATGCATGCCCCACATCCACCTTCTGCTAATAACGTGGAGCAAAGGAATTGGAATGCCACCCTGCCTCATCAAATTATAGAAAAGCAGCAAGAGATCTCTTCTATGCCTACTGATGGAATGGAAGAAATAGGAATGTCAGAAGTGACCAACAACAAGCCATCGGAACGCACTTCGTATGATGATGAGACTGTCATATCTTTAACCTGTGATGTTGCTTTGAGTCCTACACCTGTATTATGTTCAGCGGAATCACTTAAACAGGAATTACCTGCTGCTAATATTCATGTAGAGTTAAATGAATCGAATGAGAGTTCATCTAGAACTCTTGCATATGCACCAGATTTAGGTGAAAAACTCACTAGTGAGTCCTTGCCTGTTAAGGAAATGAAAATTCCTGAGGCTGAGGAAGCAAAGAAGCCAGTAGAGAAGAAATCCAGAAAGCAAAAGGCTTTGAAGGTTTCTACTGAGTTGGTAAAGGGTGCGTCTAAGCCACAACAGCCTAATTCAGAAAGTGAAAGAGCAAACATGCCTCAGGAAAAACCTGAGACAATGTCTGTCCGTATAGATGCACTCGAGGAACCTGTTAACATAAAGGAGAGTAAGACTGCTGATGATGTGGAATTGCTTGGCAAGCAATCACTGTCTTCCTGGAATTCTGCAGGTGATGGGGTCGCAGTTGAGAGCAAGGGTCAGACAGAACAACGTGCATGGAAACCTGCTCCTGGTTTCAAGCCAAAATCATTGCTTGAAATACAACAGGAAGAGCAGAGGAGGAGAGCACAAGAAGAAGTGGCTGTTTCGGATATCTCAACATCTCTAACCTCTGTCGCCATTTCTCCACCTTGGGCTGGGGTAGTTTTGAGTTCTGATAATAAGGCACCTAACATAACTCACCAGGATACCAGTGCCGAGTTCAAATCCGAGAATTCCTCAATccagaagaacaagaagagccAGGCTGAAGATCTATTTTGGGATGTTGCTGCCAAGTCCGTCGAGAGAGAAATGGAAGTTTCTGAAAGTGCTGCCTGGGGAGTGTCTTCGAAAACAGCGAGTTCACAAAATAAGgctgttgatgatgatgacttTATCGAGGCTAAAGATACTAAAAAGAGTCGTAAAAAGGCTTCTAAAGCTAAGAACGCTGCAGCTAAGGTTGCTCCTGCAACTTCGGTTGACGTGGCTGTTGGATCAAGTTCAAATGAAAAGGGAAAAATTAATCGGCAGATGCAGCAAGAGAAGGAAGCTTTTACAGCAGTGCCATCAGGCCCCTCCTTTGGTGATTTTGTTATGTGGAAGGAGGAGTCTGCGAGCCCATCTCCTGGCCCTGCTTGGTCCACTGATTCCGGCAAGTCTCATAAGCCAACTTCACTCAGGGATATCCTAAAGGAACAACAAAGGTCCATGCCATCTGTACCTGCAATTCCGGTGCCAATTCCTCAGAAATCTGCAACTAACCAAACTGCCCGTGGAAGTGTGTCCTCATGGTCAGTCCCTGGATCATCACCTTCAAAGGCTCCATCCCCTAGACAAGTTTCTTcgcaaacaaaaaataaagtggAGGATGATCTCTTCTGGGGGCCATTGGATCAAGTGAAACCAGAGGCAAAGCA GTCAGGTTATCCTCAACTTGGAACACAGGGCAGTTGGGGAAGCAAAACCCCACCTGTGAAAGGAAATGCCGGTGGTCCATTGAACCGTGAGAAATCCATCGGTGCAAGGCCTGCTGAGTATTCATTTTCTTCAGCAGCTTCCTCCACTCGGTCCTCGAtgaaagggaagaagaatgccTCCAACAAAAATTCAG AGGCCATGGACTTCAAGGAATGGTGCGAGAGTGAGTGCGCCAGACTTGTAGGTTCCAAAG ATACCAGTTTCCTGGAGTTCTGTTTTAAGCAATCAAGAGGGGAAGCCAAAACGCTTCTGATAGAAAATCTTGGTTCATTTGATCCCGACCACGAGTTCATCGACAAATTTCTAAATTACAAAGACTTTTTGCCTGCGGATGTTCTTGAAGTTGCCTTCAAAAGCCAGAACAATGACAAGGCTTATAGCTCGACAATGAGAGATGTGAATACGAACTTTGTTGATGGATTGGGCTCAGCGAAAGGTGGCGTGGCAGCGAGTGATGGGGATGTGAAAGGAGGTggaaagaagaaggggaagaaagGGAAGAAAGTGAGTCCATCTGTTTTAGGATTTAATGTGGTTAGCAACAGGATCATGATGGGTGAGATTCAGTCAATTGAGGATTAA